One genomic window of Cricetulus griseus strain 17A/GY chromosome 3, alternate assembly CriGri-PICRH-1.0, whole genome shotgun sequence includes the following:
- the LOC103158792 gene encoding probable gluconokinase isoform X5, whose product MKMGKGIPLTDQDRIPWLCSLHNILLRGVGCFLYFGNRDVASGQHVVLACSALKKMYRDILIRGRSDVPLEVDESAKERLAGEQLLVVYLCGPFEIISRRLLQRKGHFMPPELLQSQFSILEPPSGPENFIQVSVDQSPLEMADAIMEALHTK is encoded by the exons GACAGGATTCCATGGCTCTGCAGCTTGCACAACATTTTACTAAG gggggtggggtgtttctTATATTTTGGAAACAGAGACGTGGCCTCGGGACAGCATGTCGTTCTAGCCTGTTCAGCCCTGAAGAAAATGTACAGAGACATCTTGATACGAGGAAGAAGTGATGTGCCTTTGGAAGTTGATGAGTCAGCAAAGGAAAGGCTGGCCGGAGAGCAGCTCTTGGTGGTCTACCTCTGCGGGCCATTTGAGATCATTTCCAGACGCTTGTTGCAACGAAAAGGACATTTTATGCCGCCCGAGTTACTGCAGTCCCAGTTCAGTATTCTGGAGCCCCCATCAGGTCCTGAAAACTTCATCCAAGTCAGCGTGGACCAGAGTCCCTTGGAGATGGCTGATGCCATCATGGAAGCGTTGCACACAAAGTAG